The DNA window GGAAGGGCAAGCCCTGCGTGCGGCAGACGAATGGCCGCGCGGCGTACACGCGGCACGCGCCGCGCTCGTCGAGAAAAGCGCACGCACCCTCGGCATGCGGCGATTCGCGCAGCACGTCGGGAAATTGCCTTCGGATGCGCTCGGCCTCGACCGCAAACACCGTCAGGTCGTCCTCGCAGCACGACGCGCAACCGAGCCCGCAACGCAGCCGGTCCGCGTGACGTCTTGTCAGGACGCGGACGCGGCGATCGA is part of the Deltaproteobacteria bacterium genome and encodes:
- a CDS encoding YkgJ family cysteine cluster protein; the protein is DRRVRVLTRRHADRLRCGLGCASCCEDDLTVFAVEAERIRRQFPDVLRESPHAEGACAFLDERGACRVYAARPFVCRTQGLPFRWIGETGEGELVEYRDICPLNETDDPVEEIESADCFTLGDTEDRLRALQMAASNDLRRVRLRDLFATATATAPATATKRRTRRA